A genomic window from Triticum urartu cultivar G1812 chromosome 7, Tu2.1, whole genome shotgun sequence includes:
- the LOC125519512 gene encoding zinc finger protein ZAT9-like — protein sequence MMTGSSSRVFIMPGAGHVHYLVAGGSGGGDDPRYPWTFKSLHEVDAVVPAIARGAPVGPDGCPICFRTFASAKAVHSHMCSHTDRSWRGMEPPRETPLGELGPDGQRYPYVCDRCKFPFQTRQALGGHRASHNGKKGCSWLEREELAAAEEARKPVVFDVDLNLPAPEAEEHEEE from the coding sequence ATGATGACCGGATCGAGCTCCCGAGTGTTCATCATGCCCGGCGCCGGCCATGTCCACTACCTCGTCGCGGGAGGCTCCGGAGGAGGCGACGACCCCAGGTACCCCTGGACCTTCAAGTCCCTGCACGAGGTGGACGCCGTCGTCCCTGCCATCGCCCGTGGAGCACCGGTAGGGCCTGACGGGTGCCCCATCTGCTTCCGCACATTCGCCAGTGCCAAGGCCGTCCATAGCCACATGTGCAGCCACACGGACCGCAGCTGGCGCGGCATGGAGCCGCCCCGGGAGACACCCCTGGGCGAGCTCGGGCCGGACGGGCAGCGTTACCCGTACGTGTGCGACCGCTGCAAGTTTCCGTTCCAGACGCGGCAGGCGCTCGGCGGCCACCGCGCCAGCCACAATGGTAAGAAAGGCTGCTCCTGGCTCGAAAGAGaggagctcgccgccgccgaAGAAGCTCGGAAGCCCGTCGTGTTCGACGTTGATCTGAACCTTCCGGCTCCGGAGGCAGAGGAACATGAGGAGGAGTAG